One window from the genome of Drosophila albomicans strain 15112-1751.03 chromosome 2L, ASM965048v2, whole genome shotgun sequence encodes:
- the LOC117564289 gene encoding histone H2B produces the protein MPPKTSGKAAKKAGKAQKNITKNDKKKKRKRKESYAIYIYKVLKQVHPDTGISSKAMSIMNSFVNDIFERIAAEASRLAHYNKRSTITSREIQTAVRLLLPGELAKHAVSEGTKAVTKYTSSK, from the coding sequence atgccGCCCAAGACTAGTGGAAAGGCAGCCAAGAAGGCTGGCAAAGCGCAGAAAAACATCACAAAGAacgacaagaagaagaagcgcaaGAGGAAGGAAAGCTATGCCATCTACATCTACAAAGTGCTGAAGCAGGTCCATCCTGACACCGGTATCTCATCGAAGGCAATGAGCATCATGAACAGCTTTGTGAACGACATTTTCGAGCGCATTGCTGCCGAGGCCTCCCGTTTGGCTCACTACAACAAGCGGTCGACTATCACCAGTCGGGAAATCCAAACCGCTGTCCGTCTCTTACTGCCTGGAGAATTGGCCAAGCACGCTGTCAGTGAGGGAACCAAGGCTGTCACCAAGTACACGAGCTCGAAGTAA
- the LOC117564305 gene encoding LOW QUALITY PROTEIN: histone H4-like (The sequence of the model RefSeq protein was modified relative to this genomic sequence to represent the inferred CDS: deleted 1 base in 1 codon), with translation MTGRGKGGKGLGKGGAKRHRKVLRDNIQGITKPAIRRLARRGGVKRISGLIYEETRGVLKVFLENVIRDAVTYTEHAKRKTVTAMDVVYALKRQGRTLYGFGG, from the exons atgacTGGTCGTGGTAAAGGTGGCAAGGGCTTGGGAAAAGGTGGCGCAAAGCGTCATCGCAAAGTGTTGCGTGATAACATCCAGGGTATCACGAAGCCAGCTATCCGTCGTCTAGCTCGTCGTGGCGGTGTGAAGCGCATCTCTGGT CTTATTTATGAGGAAACTCGTGGTGTGCTGAAGGTTTTCTTGGAAAACGTTATCCGTGATGCAGTCACATACACCGAACACGCCAAGAGGAAGACAGTCACAGCCATGGATGTTGTGTACGCTCTGAAGAGGCAAGGCCGCACTCTGTACGGTTTCGGCGGCtaa
- the LOC117564281 gene encoding histone H2A-like — protein sequence MSGRGKGGKVKGKSKSRSNRAGLQFPVGRIHRLLRKGNYAERVGAGAPVYLAAVMEYLAAEVLELAGNAARDNKKTRIIPRHLQLAIRNDEELNKLLSGVTIAQGGVLPNIQAVLLPKKTEKKA from the coding sequence atgtctggTCGTGGTAAAGGTGGCAAAGTTAAGGGAAAGTCAAAGTCTCGTTCCAACCGCGCTGGTCTTCAGTTCCCCGTTGGCCGTATTCACCGTCTGCTTCGCAAGGGCAACTATGCCGAGCGTGTTGGTGCTGGTGCTCCTGTGTACTTGGCTGCTGTGATGGAGTACTTGGCCGCTGAAGTTTTGGAGTTGGCTGGTAACGCAGCCCGTGACAACAAGAAGACTAGGATTATCCCTCGTCATCTGCAATTGGCCATCCGCAACGATGAGGAGTTGAACAAACTGCTTTCGGGTGTCACCATTGCCCAGGGCGGTGTTTTGCCTAATATTCAGGCTGTTCTCTTGCCCAAGAAAACCGAAAAGAAggcttaa
- the LOC117564290 gene encoding histone H2B: protein MPPKTSGKAAKKAGKAQKNITKNDKKKKRKRKESYAIYIYKVLKQVHPDTGISSKAMSIMNSFVNDIFERIAAEASRLAHYNKRSTITSREIQTAVRLLLPGELAKHAVSEGTKAVTKYTSSK from the coding sequence ATGCCGCCCAAGACTAGTGGAAAGGCAGCCAAGAAGGCTGGCAAAGCGCAGAAAAACATCACCAAGAacgacaagaagaagaagcgcaaGAGGAAGGAAAGCTATGCCATCTACATCTACAAAGTGCTGAAGCAGGTCCATCCTGACACCGGTATCTCATCGAAGGCAATGAGCATCATGAACAGCTTTGTGAACGACATTTTCGAGCGCATTGCTGCCGAGGCCTCCCGTTTGGCTCACTACAACAAGCGGTCGACTATCACCAGTCGGGAAATCCAAACCGCTGTCCGTCTCTTACTGCCTGGAGAATTGGCCAAGCACGCTGTCAGTGAGGGAACCAAGGCTGTCACCAAGTACACGAGCTCGAAGTAA
- the LOC117566149 gene encoding LOW QUALITY PROTEIN: histone H2B-like (The sequence of the model RefSeq protein was modified relative to this genomic sequence to represent the inferred CDS: deleted 2 bases in 1 codon), which translates to MPPKTSGKAAKKAGKAQKNITKNDKKKKRKRKESYAIYIYKVLKQVHPDTGISSKAMSIMNSFVNDIFERIAAEASRLAHYNKRSTITSREIQTAVRLLLPGELAKHAVSEGTKAVTKYTSSK; encoded by the exons atgccGCCCAAGACTAGTGGAAAGGCAGCCAAGAAGGCTGGCAAAGCGCAGAAGAATATCACCAAGAATGac aagaagaagaagcgcaaGAGGAAGGAAAGCTATGCCATCTACATCTACAAAGTGCTGAAGCAGGTCCATCCTGACACCGGTATCTCATCGAAGGCAATGAGCATCATGAACAGCTTTGTGAACGACATTTTCGAGCGCATTGCTGCCGAGGCCTCCCGTTTGGCTCACTACAACAAGCGCTCGACTATCACCAGTCGGGAAATCCAAACCGCTGTCCGTCTCTTGCTGCCTGGAGAATTGGCCAAGCACGCTGTCAGTGAGGGAACCAAGGCTGTCACCAAGTACACGAGCTCGAAGTAA
- the LOC117563579 gene encoding histone H2A-like: protein MTTTSARLSSNFEKRTQRAANSPMNSRQLRKDEHGFTFNEATLSGGKVKGKAKSRSTRAGLQFPVGRIHRLLRKGNYAERVGAGAPVYLAAVMEYLAAEVLELAGNAARDNKKTRIIPRHLQLAIRNDEELNKLLSGVTIAQGGVLPNIQAVLLPKKTEKKA from the exons ATGACAACAACTAGCGCCAGGCTGAGTTCGAATTTCGAGAAACGGACGCAGCGCGCAGCGAATTCGCCGATGAATTCAAGGCAATTGCGGAAAGATGAGCATGG aTTTACTTTTAATGAAGCAACGCTTTCTGGTGGCAAAGTTAAGGGAAAGGCAAAGTCTCGTTCCACCCGCGCTGGTCTTCAGTTCCCCGTTGGCCGTATTCACCGTCTGCTTCGCAAGGGCAACTATGCCGAGCGTGTTGGTGCTGGTGCTCCTGTGTACTTGGCTGCTGTGATGGAGTACTTGGCCGCTGAAGTTTTGGAGTTGGCTGGTAACGCAGCCCGTGACAACAAGAAGACTAGGATTATCCCTCGTCATCTGCAATTGGCCATCCGCAACGATGAGGAGTTGAACAAACTGCTTTCGGGTGTCACCATTGCCCAGGGCGGTGTTTTGCCTAATATTCAGGCTGTTCTCTTGCCCAAGAAGACCGAAAAGAAggcttaa
- the LOC117564296 gene encoding histone H2B, with product MPPKTSGKAAKKAGKAQKNITKNDKKKKRKRKESYAIYIYKVLKQVHPDTGISSKAMSIMNSFVNDIFERIAAEASRLAHYNKRSTITSREIQTAVRLLLPGELAKHAVSEGTKAVTKYTSSK from the coding sequence atgccGCCCAAGACTAGTGGAAAGGCAGCCAAGAAGGCTGGCAAAGCGCAGAAGAATATCACAAAGAacgacaagaagaagaagcgcaaGAGGAAGGAAAGTTATGCCATCTACATCTACAAAGTGCTGAAGCAGGTCCATCCTGACACCGGTATCTCATCGAAGGCAATGAGCATCATGAACAGCTTTGTGAACGACATTTTCGAGCGCATTGCTGCCGAGGCCTCCCGTTTGGCTCACTACAACAAGCGCTCGACTATCACCAGTCGGGAAATCCAAACCGCTGTCCGTCTCTTACTGCCTGGAGAATTGGCCAAGCACGCTGTCAGTGAGGGAACCAAGGCTGTCACCAAGTACACGAGCTCGAAGTAA
- the LOC117564282 gene encoding histone H2A, which translates to MSGRGKGGKVKGKAKSRSNRAGLQFPVGRIHRLLRKGNYAERVGAGAPVYLAAVMEYLAAEVLELAGNAARDNKKTRIIPRHLQLAIRNDEELNKLLSGVTIAQGGVLPNIQAVLLPKKTEKKA; encoded by the coding sequence atgtctgGTCGTGGTAAAGGTGGCAAAGTTAAGGGAAAGGCAAAGTCTCGTTCCAACCGCGCTGGTCTTCAGTTCCCCGTTGGCCGTATTCACCGTCTGCTTCGCAAGGGCAACTATGCCGAGCGTGTTGGTGCTGGTGCTCCTGTGTACTTGGCTGCTGTGATGGAGTACTTGGCCGCTGAAGTTTTGGAGTTGGCTGGTAACGCAGCCCGTGACAACAAGAAGACTAGGATTATCCCTCGTCATCTGCAATTGGCCATCCGCAACGATGAGGAGTTGAACAAACTGCTTTCGGGTGTCACCATTGCCCAGGGCGGTGTTTTGCCTAATATTCAGGCTGTTCTCTTGCCCAAGAAAACCGAAAAGAAggcttaa
- the LOC117563585 gene encoding serpin B11-like — protein MAKVSCKLAVSLLLIVCGIQSSIAEKLTSSIVATVLRQSDKNVIFSPWLLTESLMHLHLAAGGKTAHEINKVLQLNGKLKSEIFANFSNYQESINISESQTLHMANRLFLASEINLSSKYLQQEKEIFPHSSQSVDFAKSSETIRIINNWIAEESNGTITKLVEQLDAKTKALSLSAIYFKGLWKYAFNRNNTKKSIFYIPQKTGEPRQIEVDMMFRRGLYRLDMIDKLDAMSLEIPYDSSQLSMVILLPKTVNGINKIISNLNQMDIDEISPKTNEMYVQVYLPKFHLDVELSLNEALKSLGLVEIFQNANFSAMTDSKVDLKVDKIFQKSIIEVDEEGSANVAPQDLGFSFLRFPIEIVIRIDHPFVFLIKDHDKIYLAGRVTME, from the exons ATGGCCAAGGTTAGTTGTAAGCTTGCAGTTAGTTTGCTTTTGATAGTTTGCGGAATTCAATCGTCGATTGCTGAGAAGCTAACCTCATCGATCGTTGCCACCGTCTTGAGGCAGAGCGATAAAAATGTGATCTTTTCTCCGTGGCTGCTAACGGAATCTTTAATGCACTTGCATTTGGCTGCAGGAGGCAAAACCGCCCACGAAATCAACaaagttttgcaattaaatggcaaattgaaaagtgaGATTTTCGCAAATTTTTCCAATTACCAAGAAAGTATCAACATATCTGAAAGTCAGACACTTCACATGGCAAATCGATTGTTTTTGGCATCGGAAATAAACCTATCGTCAAAGTATCTGCAGCaggaaaaagaaatatttccaCACTCAAGCCAAAGTGTAGATTTTGCAAAGTCCTCAGAGACTATTCGCATAATTAATAACTGGATAGCCGAAGAGAGCAATggaacaataacaaaattagTGGAGCAACTCGATGCTAAGACAAAAGCTTTGTCCCTGAGTGCTATTTACTTTAAGGGATTGTGGAAATACGCATTCAATAGAAACAATACCAAGAAATCCATTTTCTATATACCTCAAAAAACTGGTGAACCACGTCAAATCGAAGTCGACATGATGTTCCGAAGGGGACTTTATAGACTTGACATGATTGACAAACTCGATGCCATGTCTTTGGAAATTCCTTACGACAGTTCACAACTTTCAATGGTGATTCTACTGCCAAAAACAGTTAAtggaatcaataaaattattagtAATTTGAATCAAATGGACATTGATGAGATTTcaccaaaaacaaacgaaatgtATGTTCAAGTCTATTTGCCGAAATTCCATCTTGATGTTGAGCTATCTCTGAATGAGGCTTTGAAGAGTTTGGGCCTTGTTGAAATATTCCAGAATGCCAATTTCTCAGCAATGACCGATTCTAAAGTGGACTTGAAAGTTGACAAAATCTTTCAGAAATCTATCATTGAGGTAGATGAAGAAGGATCAGCTAATGTTGCTCCCCAAG atTTGGGATTTTCGTTTTTGAGATTTCCCATTGAGATTGTTATACGGATAGATCATCCGTTTGTGTTTTTAATCAAAGATCACGATAAGATTTATTTGGCTGGTCGTGTTACAATGgaataa
- the LOC117564304 gene encoding histone H4, whose protein sequence is MTGRGKGGKGLGKGGAKRHRKVLRDNIQGITKPAIRRLARRGGVKRISGLIYEETRGVLKVFLENVIRDAVTYTEHAKRKTVTAMDVVYALKRQGRTLYGFGG, encoded by the coding sequence atgacTGGTCGTGGTAAAGGTGGCAAGGGCTTGGGAAAAGGTGGCGCAAAGCGTCATCGCAAAGTGTTGCGTGATAACATCCAGGGTATCACGAAGCCAGCTATCCGTCGTCTAGCTCGTCGTGGCGGTGTGAAGCGCATCTCTGGTCTTATTTATGAGGAAACTCGTGGTGTGCTGAAGGTTTTCTTGGAAAACGTTATCCGTGATGCAGTCACATACACCGAACACGCCAAGAGGAAGACAGTCACAGCCATGGATGTTGTGTACGCTCTGAAGAGGCAAGGCCGCACTCTGTACGGTTTCGGCGGCtaa
- the LOC117563584 gene encoding uncharacterized protein LOC117563584, producing the protein MVSPPSIVVATLLQLCGVSIFISQPQDQCSLASTIASWLFVLALPLLLWNCELLPKRYTNSFPRLCICVELLGTILISELAVLIGWHRYEQLVHQLSQRLCPNCRWCGHLSFCLLTLLPSSLLLVTLAPAQWREFVLQLVMKLPRPEADECLLECVRELSNYVKGLVCFCQLKREDRLRALRLFQLQAERSRSRSRSQREESLGQR; encoded by the coding sequence ATGGTCTCCCCGCCCTCGATTGTGGTCGCAACGCTGCTCCAGCTTTGCGGTGTCTCAATTTTCATAAGCCAACCGCAGGATCAGTGCTCGCTGGCATCCACAATTGCCAGCTGGCTCTTTGTGCTGGccctgccgctgttgctgtggaACTGTGAGCTGCTGCCGAAGCGTTACACGAACTCCTTTCCGCGCCTCTGCATCTGCGTGGAGCTGCTGGGCACCATCTTAATCTCGGAGCTGGCAGTGCTCATTGGCTGGCATCGCTACGAGCAACTCGTCCATCAGTTGAGCCAACGCCTCTGCCCCAATTGTCGCTGGTGCGGTCATCTCTCGTTCTGTTTGCTCACGTTGCTGCCCTCGTCTCTGCTGCTGGTCACTTTGGCGCCAGCTCAATGGCGGGAATTTGTGCTGCAGCTGGTGATGAAGCTGCCGCGACCCGAGGCAGACGAGTGCCTGCTGGAGTGCGTTCGAGAGTTGTCCAACTATGTCAAGGGATTGGTCTGTTTTTGTCAGCTAAAGCGCGAGGATCGATTGCGTGCGCTACGCTTATTTCAGTTGCAGGCAGAGCGGAGTCgaagtcggagtcggagtcagcGAGAGGAGTCTCTGGGCCAGAGATAA
- the LOC117566148 gene encoding histone H1-like: MSDSAVATSASPVAAPPATPAAEKKVAAKKAASASKVKKPAVPPSHPPTQQMVDASILNLKERGGSSLMAIKKYISATYKCDAQKLAPFIKKYLKSAVASGKLIQAKGKGASGSFKLSASAKKEPKPKAKAASVEKKPKKVAASAAAAKKKAAGTKAKKAAGSAEKKPSKAVATKKTAEKKKAEKAKAKEAKKSGTVKAKPTTAKAAAKSSAAKPKAPKPKTATAKPKPKKAAAAASPKKAAVAAKKPKAKTAAAAKK, encoded by the coding sequence atGTCAGACTCCGCAGTTGCAACATCCGCATCTCCTGTGGCTGCCCCACCAGCGACACCCGCAGCCGAGAAGAAGGTAGCTGCCAAGAAAGCAGCATCTGCATCGAAAGTGAAGAAGCCGGCAGTTCCTCCATCACATCCTCCAACTCAGCAAATGGTGGACGCATCAATCCTGAACCTAAAGGAGCGTGGTGGCTCGTCGCTTATGGCAATCAAGAAGTACATCAGTGCCACATACAAGTGCGATGCCCAGAAATTGGCACCATTCATTAAGAAGTACCTGAAGAGCGCTGTTGCCAGTGGAAAACTTATCCAAGCTAAAGGCAAGGGCGCATCTGGTTCGTTCAAATTGTCTGCATCTGCCAAAAAGGAGCCGAAGCCAAAAGCCAAGGCTGCCTCAGTGGAGAAGAAACCGAAGAAGGTCgctgcatcagcagcagcagctaagaAGAAGGCTGCCGGCACCAAGGCGAAGAAAGCAGCAGGGTCCGCTGAGAAGAAACCAAGCAAAGCTGTAGCAACCAAGAAGACCGCTGAAAAGAAGAAGGCTGAGAAAGCAAAGGCTAAGGAGGCCAAGAAGAGTGGTACAGTAAAAGCCAAGCCCACAACAGCAAAGGCGGCGGCCAAATCGAGTGccgcaaagccaaaagcacCAAAGCCCAAGACCGCAACTGCCAAGCCGAAGCCAAAGaaggcagcagcggcagcatcgCCAAAGAAAGCCGCAGTGGCTGCTAAGAAACCCAAGGcaaaaactgcagctgcagccaagAAATAA